The Hymenobacter baengnokdamensis genome includes a region encoding these proteins:
- a CDS encoding endonuclease domain-containing protein: protein MNPTEPFLPQDKVFTADKKQYGKLELKARARGMRHEPTPAEAKLWEHLRGGQLGVKFRRQHSIDRYIADFTYLSHKLIIELDGNGHSEPDQADYDRGRSALLAELGYRILRFPNEQVLSQIEAILAIIKASL from the coding sequence ATGAATCCCACGGAACCCTTTTTACCCCAAGACAAAGTCTTCACTGCCGATAAAAAGCAGTATGGCAAACTCGAACTAAAAGCGCGGGCTCGCGGAATGCGCCACGAACCCACTCCTGCTGAGGCCAAGCTTTGGGAGCATCTCCGAGGCGGCCAGTTGGGCGTAAAATTTCGTCGTCAGCACAGCATTGACCGCTACATCGCGGATTTTACATACCTCTCTCACAAGTTAATAATAGAGCTGGATGGCAACGGTCACTCAGAACCTGACCAAGCAGATTATGACCGCGGGCGTTCAGCCTTGCTAGCCGAACTAGGCTACCGCATCCTAAGATTTCCAAATGAGCAGGTCCTCAGTCAAATAGAGGCAATACTAGCCATAATTAAAGCCAGTCTATAA
- a CDS encoding glutamate synthase subunit beta: MGNITGFKEYPRTAPPKAAPTERVAHYQEFIGLYPEPELHQQAARCMNCGVPFCHSGCPLGNIIPEFNEAVYRQDWRAAYDILSATNNFPEFTGRICPAPCESACVLSIHSAPVAIEEIEKHIIEIAFEKGYVQPTAPVLKTGKTVAVVGSGPAGLAVAAQLTEAGHTVTVFERDPHPGGLLRYGVPDFKLEKWVIERRIQLLEAAGVTFRCQVEIGRDLPADALRQGFDAVVLAGGASAPRPLDLPGRDLKGIHYAMEYLTQQNRRVSNTPLDSEHILADGLDVVVVGSGDTGSDCVGTANRQQARSVAQFAMMHQPGEERPAHTPWPLYPTIFRTSSSHEEGCQRYWGVNTKAYLGDSTGSVRALLVSDVTWETDELGRRIRFEEVPGSDREIPCQLVLLALGFTGSANADLLNQLGVTLDERGNVHAPETTYHTNLPGVFVAGDMRRGQSLVVWAISEGREAARQVDMFLMGKTNLPSKNVVGMFG; this comes from the coding sequence ATGGGCAACATCACCGGCTTCAAAGAATACCCGCGCACCGCGCCGCCCAAAGCGGCCCCGACTGAGCGCGTGGCGCACTACCAGGAATTCATCGGCCTCTACCCCGAGCCGGAGCTGCACCAGCAGGCGGCGCGCTGCATGAACTGCGGGGTGCCGTTTTGCCATTCGGGCTGCCCGTTGGGCAACATCATCCCCGAGTTCAACGAGGCGGTGTACCGGCAGGACTGGCGCGCGGCCTACGACATCCTCTCGGCCACCAACAATTTCCCTGAGTTTACGGGCCGCATCTGCCCTGCGCCCTGCGAGTCGGCCTGCGTGCTGAGCATCCACAGCGCGCCGGTGGCGATTGAGGAAATCGAGAAGCACATCATCGAAATTGCTTTCGAGAAAGGCTACGTGCAGCCCACCGCGCCGGTGCTCAAAACCGGCAAAACGGTGGCCGTCGTGGGCTCCGGTCCGGCCGGGCTGGCCGTGGCGGCGCAGCTCACCGAAGCCGGCCACACCGTTACGGTGTTTGAGCGCGACCCGCATCCCGGCGGCCTGTTGCGCTACGGCGTGCCCGATTTCAAGCTCGAAAAATGGGTGATTGAGCGCCGCATCCAGCTGCTCGAAGCAGCCGGCGTGACCTTCCGCTGCCAGGTCGAAATCGGCCGCGACCTCCCGGCCGACGCGCTGCGGCAGGGCTTCGACGCGGTGGTGCTAGCGGGTGGCGCCTCGGCCCCGCGCCCGCTCGACCTTCCCGGCCGCGACTTAAAAGGCATCCACTACGCCATGGAGTACCTGACGCAGCAAAACCGCCGCGTGAGCAACACGCCCCTGGACAGCGAGCACATTCTGGCCGATGGCCTCGACGTGGTGGTAGTCGGCAGCGGCGACACGGGCTCCGACTGCGTGGGCACCGCCAACCGCCAGCAGGCCAGGTCAGTAGCGCAGTTTGCCATGATGCACCAGCCCGGCGAGGAGCGCCCGGCCCACACGCCCTGGCCGCTCTACCCCACCATTTTTCGCACCAGCAGCTCGCACGAGGAAGGCTGCCAGCGCTACTGGGGCGTGAATACCAAAGCTTACCTGGGCGACTCAACCGGCTCTGTGCGCGCCCTGCTGGTAAGCGACGTAACCTGGGAAACCGACGAGCTGGGCCGCCGCATCCGCTTCGAGGAAGTTCCTGGCTCCGACCGCGAAATCCCCTGCCAGCTGGTGCTGCTGGCCCTGGGCTTTACCGGCTCGGCCAACGCCGACCTGCTCAACCAGCTCGGGGTGACACTCGATGAGCGCGGCAACGTGCACGCCCCCGAAACCACCTACCACACCAACCTGCCCGGCGTATTCGTGGCCGGCGACATGCGCCGCGGCCAGTCGCTGGTCGTCTGGGCCATCTCGGAAGGCCGCGAAGCGGCACGGCAGGTTGATATGTTTTTGATGGGCAAGACGAACCTGCCGAGCAAGAACGTGGTGGGGATGTTTGGGTGA
- a CDS encoding lysozyme inhibitor LprI family protein, translating into MKTILILLSCNLFSIRSFSQSQAQMNQQADAAYRKADQELNRTYQQILKDYRTKTVFLQSLKAAQQRWIQFRDAEMKARYPAANSLVEYGSFFPVCYSNGLEELTKARTRQLRVWLTGIPEGDMCKGSVKVAGSK; encoded by the coding sequence AAACCATCCTGATACTGCTGTCGTGCAACCTCTTTAGTATCCGCAGCTTCAGCCAGTCGCAGGCCCAAATGAACCAACAGGCCGATGCCGCCTACCGCAAGGCCGACCAGGAGCTAAACCGCACCTACCAACAGATTCTCAAAGACTATCGCACTAAAACCGTCTTCCTGCAAAGCCTGAAAGCCGCCCAGCAGCGCTGGATACAGTTTCGCGATGCCGAGATGAAAGCCCGCTACCCCGCCGCCAATTCGTTGGTCGAATACGGCAGTTTCTTTCCCGTGTGCTACTCCAACGGCCTCGAAGAACTCACCAAAGCCCGCACCAGGCAGCTGCGCGTATGGCTCACCGGCATCCCAGAGGGCGATATGTGCAAGGGCTCAGTAAAGGTGGCGGGCTCGAAATGA